In a single window of the Magnolia sinica isolate HGM2019 chromosome 7, MsV1, whole genome shotgun sequence genome:
- the LOC131250945 gene encoding glutamyl-tRNA(Gln) amidotransferase subunit C, chloroplastic/mitochondrial isoform X2 — protein sequence MSGPNALLRAKAAAPQLLCSFLRTSCACPRAAARYYSVRCSLEPPDVPRLADTARISLTPKEVEDFAPKIQQMIDWFGQLQAVDLESVEPALRAGSTVHKLHQKPYSTEMTLSILSEMML from the exons ATGAGCGGCCCAAACGCGTTGCTGAGAGCGAAAGCAGCAGCACCGCAGCTCCTCTGCTCATTCCTACGCACGAGCTGCGCCTGCCCGAGAGCTGCTGCTCGCTACTACTCTGTTCGGTGCTCCCTCGAACCACCGGATGTGCCGCGTTTGGCTGACACAGCTCGGATCTCTCTCACACCAAAGGAG GTTGAGGATTTTGCTCCCAAAATTCAACAAATGATAGACTG GTTTGGACAGCTCCAAGCTGTTGATCTTGAAAGTGTTGAACCTGCACTTCGAGCTG GTTCCACTGTGCATAAGCTGCATCAAAAACCATACTCAACAGAGATGACATTGTCTATACTGTCAGAAATGATGCTCTAG
- the LOC131250945 gene encoding glutamyl-tRNA(Gln) amidotransferase subunit C, chloroplastic/mitochondrial isoform X1: MSGPNALLRAKAAAPQLLCSFLRTSCACPRAAARYYSVRCSLEPPDVPRLADTARISLTPKEVEDFAPKIQQMIDWFGQLQAVDLESVEPALRADTEVGDNLRPDSAVTFENREAMLAAVPSYDEPYIKVPRVLNKE; encoded by the exons ATGAGCGGCCCAAACGCGTTGCTGAGAGCGAAAGCAGCAGCACCGCAGCTCCTCTGCTCATTCCTACGCACGAGCTGCGCCTGCCCGAGAGCTGCTGCTCGCTACTACTCTGTTCGGTGCTCCCTCGAACCACCGGATGTGCCGCGTTTGGCTGACACAGCTCGGATCTCTCTCACACCAAAGGAG GTTGAGGATTTTGCTCCCAAAATTCAACAAATGATAGACTG GTTTGGACAGCTCCAAGCTGTTGATCTTGAAAGTGTTGAACCTGCACTTCGAGCTG ACACTGAAGTTGGCGATAATTTGCGACCCGATTCGGCTGTAACATTTGAAAACAG GGAGGCGATGTTAGCAGCTGTTCCAAGCTACGACGAGCCATATATCAAAGTTCCCAGGGTCTTGAACAAGGAGTAA
- the LOC131250945 gene encoding glutamyl-tRNA(Gln) amidotransferase subunit C, chloroplastic/mitochondrial isoform X3 has protein sequence MSGPNALLRAKAAAPQLLCSFLRTSCACPRAAARYYSVRCSLEPPDVPRLADTARISLTPKEVEDFAPKIQQMIDWFGQLQAVDLESVEPALRAGSNHLLGGPSHEPMLTTILFSAGL, from the exons ATGAGCGGCCCAAACGCGTTGCTGAGAGCGAAAGCAGCAGCACCGCAGCTCCTCTGCTCATTCCTACGCACGAGCTGCGCCTGCCCGAGAGCTGCTGCTCGCTACTACTCTGTTCGGTGCTCCCTCGAACCACCGGATGTGCCGCGTTTGGCTGACACAGCTCGGATCTCTCTCACACCAAAGGAG GTTGAGGATTTTGCTCCCAAAATTCAACAAATGATAGACTG GTTTGGACAGCTCCAAGCTGTTGATCTTGAAAGTGTTGAACCTGCACTTCGAGCTG GATCAAACCATCtgttaggtgggccatcacatgAACCTATGCTGACGACCATTCTATTTTCAGCTGGGCTGTGA